GAACCGCCCCCGGAAACTGCCGACAGTGTTCTAAGCAGAAACGTTCAGCTTCAGCGTTAGATCGCCCTTCAGCAGGTTTCCGCAACTTCGGATCGTTTGTTGATTGTTCTTCACCGGGCAGATCCCACTGGCGTAGGTGACTACCCGGGACGAACCACGTACAGGAGTCCGCATAAATCGCGCAATTAACCTGGTTGAAGTGGCGCAGGTCGTACCACACTTCTGCCAGTTTCGCTTTGACAATCTCGTCACGTGCCTCGGGCGGAACCTCTACAACGCCATCTCGGTGCCAACCGATATGCCATGGATGTTCAAGCGGCTCAACAAGGAGTCCCATGATGTCAACGTGTCCATGTGTATAGTCAGGACCCAGTAGTTTTTCGATAGCGTCTCGAAGTTCCGGCAACTCCGTGTAGTCATAGAAAGGCTGCAGATCCAATTCGTCGCCGTAATTGGATAGCGGTTGGATCCGTTGCGTTTGCGGTCCATTGCATTTATGTGCCAGATCGCGGGCTTTCTCTGCCTCTTGACGCAGATCGGTGAGCAACGACGGTGGCACAATCCCTCGAAAGATAAGATACCCTTCTGAGAGGTATTCATTGACCATAGAATCTTGAAATTGAAATGCCATTGTCCTTTCCAATACAGATTAGACCGTCACACCGCGCCATTCATCCTGCGCGCAGGTAATATCGACGACATTTCCGTCGGGATCAGCGACTTTGAAGGAGCGATCCGGCGGCTTACTGTCATCAATCTCATCCCCTTTTTTCACATTATCCATAATCAATTCAAAACCGCCATCTCGGAGGGTGTTGTAAATACCCGCCAAATCCTCAACAATGATACCGAAGTGGATAAACTCTGTCCCTTCTTCAAAGGGTGGACGTTCTATCCCGTTATATTGAAGAATCGTCATGTTCAACGTACCGTCTGAGAGGTCTAACCCACCGCGTCCGCGATACCCGACAAACGCAAAACCGATGGTTTCGTAAAAACGGCGCGAGGCTTCCATATCCTTCGTCCGCAGTGCGATGTGTCTCAAAAATGCCATTGTCCTGTCTCCTTTTTCGTGAGATGAACCAGATATGCCAAAGACGTATTGAAATTTCACTTTATTTTATTATAAAATCCATTCAATGTCAATAGACCACCGACGACGTCTCTTGACAAAAACCCGCGTGTGCATATAATGAAGGAAATCTAATAAAGTTCACGAGGGATTTTAGATGCGTCCTCAGGGGTCCAACCTACTCTATATCCATTCCGACCAGCATAACCCGTATGTGACGGGTTGCTACGGCGACCCATTGGTGCAGACACCTCATCTCGATAGCCTCGCCGCCGAGGGGGTGGTGTTTGAAAACGTCTATTGTCCATCTCCGATCTGTGTGCCTTCCCGGATGTCGATGTTAAGTGGACGCCATCCCCATGAGAACGCCGTCTGGACCAACAGTCACATCCTCGATTCCAGTATTCCTACGTTTGCACATGCAATGGGTGCCGCCGGATATAAACCGGTGCTTATCGGACGAATGCACGCATTGGGACCGGATCAGCTGCACGGATATGCCGAACGCCTCGTCGGAGACCACGGCCCAAACTATCACGATGGACGCGGTGTTGATCACGGTGAACTTTCTGGCACTGCGGGACCAGCACGTGTGAGTCTCGAAAAATCAGGGGCAGGCCAAAGTGCATATCAGGTGCATGATGAAGATGTAACCGCTGCAACAGTTGATTACCTCAATCGACTCGGCGTCCAGAAACGGGCAGGGCTTTTGAACGCTCCATTTTCGATTTCCGTCGGGTTTATGTTACCGCATCAACCTTTCGTTGCCCGTCAGGAGGATTACCAGTTGTATGAAGCGCAGATGACGATGCCGCAAAACCCTCAACCCTTCTCAGAGGCGTTGCATCCTTACTTTCGGTGGTGGCGTGAGAAGTGCGGTATTGTTGAGGTCTCCGAGGCTGAGATCCTTCGCGCACGCACGGCATATTGGGCATTGGTAACCCGAATGGACGTGATGATTGGACAGATCTTAACCGCACTCCGAGAAAACGGGTTGGATGAGAACACGCTAATCCTCTATAGCTCAGATCACGGTGAACAGGTTGGCGAACACGGACTCTGGTGGAAACAGACGTTTTATGAACATTCCGTGAAAGTCCCCGCAATTTTATCGTGGCGAGGCACTTTACCGGAAGGCATCCGGTGTGATCGGGTCGTCAGTTCACTTGATTTGAACGCCACGATGCTCGATGCACTCGGCGCGCCACCTTTACCGCATTCCCGCGGGCGAAGCACCTTACCGCTCCTCCGCGGTGAGGATACACAATGGGAGGACCTTGCATTCTCTGAATATTGTACCGAAGATGGATGCTATCATCGGATGATTCGAGAGGGTGAGTGGAAGTTGAACTACTATCACAGTCAATCCCCACAGCTTTTCAACTTGAACCACGACCCAAACGAATTGCAAGACCGATCAGATGATCCAGCATGCCAAGAGGTTTTGGCACATTTGACACAGAAGGTATTAGATGGATGGAATCCAGATGCGGTTGCAGCGCAAATGGAAGCAAAGCGTACGGACACACAAATTCTCGGCAGATGGGGACGGAACACACAACCTCCAGATCAGTACCGTTGGAATCTGCTACCAGAGATGGATTATCTGGATTAAATCCAATAGGTTTGGACGTTTTAACACAGGTTTTCAAGTCTGTAAGGGTAGGTCTTGTACCTACCCTACTATGTCTTTTGGACAAAAAAAGGAGAGACAACATGGCGAACAGTCCAATTCTCAAGGGTGAGCCTTTTAGCGAAGAGAAAACGGCACAGATTGCCGAGCAATTCTTCCGTGATGGCTTCGTCTATATTCCCGGAGTGTTGACCGAGGATGAGGTTACCGCACTACGGGACAAATCTGATGAGCTTTTCGCGGATCCACAACTCATGGAGAGAACGAATCCTGAACTCGCCGATGTCAGATATATCCAGATGGGTGCGCATGCTGACTCTACGGAGTCGTTACCCTTCATTCTACGAAATACCATCGAACTTGATCCAATCTTCCGAGATATGCTCCTCCGAGAGCCAATCCTGAGCTTGGCAGAGGCGATCGTCGGTGAGAACTGTAAGTTTTGTGGACAGAACGTCCTACGGAACCTCCCTGGACTTTCGATTGACCGATGGCATGTCGACGGCTCAGTTCACTTTCCCGTCACCGAGAAAATGCCGCGCCACGATCCGCGTCTCCGGATGCCTGTGATGTGGTTCACCGTCCAGATGGCGTTGAATGATATTGATACGATTGAAGAGGGACCGACACAGTACGTCCGCGGCAGTCATTACTCTGGCAGACATCCAAACGATCAGGAAAACCCTGAATTCGAAGGGAATAAACCTGTTTCTATTCTCTGCAAGGCGGGCGACATCTATCTGCAAGACCCCCAGTGTTGGCATCGAGGTGCACCGAATCTTTCCGGTAAAACACGTTACATTTTACAATCGCAATACGCCGCTTATTGGGCGTATTGGCGGTTTAGTCTCTGCAACGGCGTGCCTGTTCCTAAAGACGCTCTGGAAAATGCAGACGATCGGTTGATGAGTCTCTTAGGACGCCCACGTGTGAGTGACTTGAATTAGCCCCCTAAATAGATAAAGAATCCTATTTCATTACTGTCCGATCCGTAAACGAACGTCACAGAAAAGAGGCAAACAGATGACACGGCAAAGGATGTTACCTGTCTTTTGGATCGCCACAGTCATGTTCTTCGTCGGTTTAGCACCACAGCTTAGCGCGGATGTGAATGCTGAATCTAATGAGAACGAATGGGTACCAACCAACGGTCCCTACGGTGGAGATGTCAATACGCTCTATGCGACGCCTGAAGGCGTACTTTTCGCTGGAACGGGCAGTGCAGGCATCTTTCGTTCAACGGATCTCGGTAATTCTTGGACACCCGCCAATACTGGATTGCCTGATTTCTCCGGAGACGGTTTATATGCCGCAGTTTACGCACAAAAGGGGGACACGCTTTATGCTGGTAGTGGGGGACTATATGCCTCAACTGATGGTGGAGACACATGGCATCACGTCCCGATGTTCCAAAAGCGTGTGTCGGTCAGCGGTGTTGTGATTATCGGAGCCCGTATATACATTGGCACATTAGGAGCCGGCGTTTGGTACTCCGATGACGATGGTGAGTCGTGGATACCGATGAACGAAGGCCTGGACAACCGATTAATCCGTGAACTTTCAAAAATAAGAACAACACTTGTCGCTGGCACAGAGAACGGGGCTTTTCGCAAAAAAGCGAATGAGGACGTGTGGACACCCATCAATGCAGGCTTTGTGAAGCGACTGACGGATATGGAGCAGATCAATCGCGATCGGATTGCGGCCGGATTGAAGCCGTTGCGGCGAGATTTTCTGTCCGGATTACGGGTTGACGCGTTCACGACTCTGGAAAATCGACTTTACATGGGCATACATACAGGTAGAGATGATGATGGGCTTTTCCGTTCAGATGACGAAGGAGCCTCATGGACACGCATCACTGTCAAAGAGATGGTGCATACCGTTGAGGCGTTGACAGCGTTTGGGACAACACTCTACGCGAGTACATTCGGCGGCGGTGTTTTCCGTTCAGAGGATAAAGGCGATTCTTGGACAATGGTCAACAATGGACTAACGGATCTAACAGTTTCTGCCTTGTTGGCAGTGAGTGAAGACACTGTCTTTGTTGGAACACTGGATGGCGGTATTTTTCGCACCACAGATGGCGGTGATTCCTGGGTGGAAGCCAACACAGGATTGATGAATACACCGGTCAGTGAATTGGCAGTTATTGAAGATACAATTTACGCTGGAATAGGGCATAGACTCGTCTATTCAGTTGACGGTGGTGAGTCGTGGCAACCCGTAAAAATTCCCCCAATGCCGATCAAATACCATTTTTCAGCGTTATCCGTCTCAGGTGGAAAACTTTACATTGCTGCTACCAAATTTGCCCCGCGGAGTCAGGGCGGTGTAGTGGGTGGTATTTTTCGGTTAGATGCCGAGACCCATTCGTTGATTGAGCTTAATACCGACAGTGAGTTGTACGGCATCGAATGCATGGAAATCGTAGGCTTAACCTTCTATGTCGGAACCCAGCGCAGAGGTGTTTTTCGCTGGACACCGGGCTTAGATTCGTGGGCAAATCTTGGTTTGGAAGGAAACGTCGTCACGGCATTGTCAGTGAATGGAAAGAAAATCTATGCCGGCACTCAGCGCGGCGGGATATTTCGTTTGGACGGCGTAGGAAAGCCCTGGCAATTTATCAATTCAACGGATATGACAAGTAATTTTATATCGGATTTCAGATGGATTGAATCGACACTCTATGCAGCAACCGTGGGAAAGGGCATCTTCCGTTCCACTAACGATGGTAACTCTTGGACACCCCTAAATGACGGATTGGAAGATCTATCAGTGATGACAATAGAAGCAGATGATACTAACGCCTACATAGGCACATATTATGACGGCGTTTTCCAGTGGATAGAAAATAGGAAGAGGTGGGAACGAATTGGTTCACTGCGTCGCCGGACTGATTCGTTGGTAATACATGACGGTTCTCTCTACGCTGGCACCGTGGGAGGCGGCGTGTTTAAGATTCCAATTAAAAAGAAGACCAATTGAAGTAAGGAGAAAAGAACATGCATGAAACGCCGTTGCACTTTAAAACGATCACCGAGATATCGGAAGCGATCGCCTCAAAACAGGTGTCGCCTGTAGAGATTACGACCGCACTGTTGCAGCGTATCGGCGAACTTGACGGTCGATTGAAAAGCTACGCCACAGTGATGGCGGATTCCGCAATGACCGCAGCGCAGGAGGCAGAACAGGAGATTGAATCCGGGACATATCGCGGTCCACTTCATGGGGTCCCTATCGCTGTAAAGGATCTCTGCTTCACGAAGGGTGTCCGCACGATGGGTGCAGCGAAAGTGCTTGTGGATCACGTCCCATCGTTTGATGGCACTGTTATTGCAAAACTTGAGGCAGCGGGTGCTGTCCTGCTTGGCAAGCTCAACCTGACCGAAGGTGCAATGGGCGGCTATAACCCCGAATTTGACATCCCGAAAAACCCGTGGAATCCCGATCGGTGGACAGGCTCATCGTCGAGTGGTTCCGGCGTTGCAACGGCGGCAGGATTGTGTTTCGGTTCGCTCGGCAGCGACACAGGCGGTTCCATCCGTTTTCCTTCAGCGGCATGCGGACTCGTTGGCATAAAACCGACGTGGGGGAGAGTCAGTCGTTACGGGGTACTCGCCCTCGCCGAATCAATGGACCACGTCGGTCCAATGACGCGCAGTGTTGCCGATGCCGGGATTATGCTTGAAGCAATCGCTGGATTTGACGAAAACGATCCGACTTCTCTACCAAATCCGATCCCGAACATGCTTGAGCGAATTGGGCAGGACCTTCAGAGTATTCGCATCGGATTCGACGAGAACTATGCCACGAACGAAATTGACACTGAACTCGCCGAAGCGGTGCGTGCTGGCGTGGAAATCTTGGCGGATCAAGGCGCTGAAATCGTTGAAGTGCAAGTGCCGGATGTCGATGAATACGTCTCGGCGTGGCCCACGCTATGTTCAACAGAGGCAGTGTTAGCACACGCCGCCACCTATCCATCCCGACGGGATGATTACGGACCTTGGTTCCAAGGGTGGTTGGATATGGGCGCGAAGGTGACAGGTGCCGGATACGCCAAAGCGAACAACTTAAGAGCCGCCTGTACAGGACATTTCAGGCGGGTGTTTGAGGGGATCGATGTCTTGGTATGCCCATCAATGTCAGCCCCACCACACCGCGTCTCACCAAAGATGTTGTACGGACGGTATGATGCCCGAGATCCGAAGTTCCAACGGTTCACCGTGCCCTTTGACTACAACGGTGCCCCGACGCTATCTGTGCCGTGTGGCATGAACAGTGAAGGTCTACCGTTGAGCATTCAGTTCGTCGGAAAACACTTGTCAGAGCCGTTGTTATGTCAGGTCGGGCATGCCTATGAAAGTGCGACCCCGTGGCACAATCTTCATCCGGATGTTTGAATGAAATAGCAAGTCTACTTCTGCGGCAGGTGATACCCCTCTTTCGTCGTTTGGATGCTGTAGAGGCAATTTTCTGCGGTTATATAGAGCGTCTTGCTTGTTTTGCCGCGTCCAAAGGCGACATTCGTGGGTTTATCGGGAGTCTTGACGTACGCCAATTCCTCCCCCTCAGGCGTGTAGACGCGGACGCCGGGTCGGGTCTCATCGCGCACTGCCACGAAGAGATTTCCTTCGGCATCAACGACCATACCGTCCGGACCGTCTTGTGGGGCGTAGTCAACCAACACTTTTCGGAAAGTCGCCGTACCTTCGGGTGAGAGGTCATAGGCGAGGAGTGCCATTCGTCCATTCAGCAGGGGTATATCCTCAGGGAAACTGCCCATCGCACCGTTGTCATGACTGATAACATAAAGGGTTTGCTGATCCGGAGAAACCGCCACACCGTTGGGTTTACCAGCGTCTGTAACGACGAGATGAACAGAACCGTCTGGATCAATCCGATAGACGCCAAAGATGGGTTGTTCAACGGGCTCTTGCCCGGCATACCGCGGATCCGTAAAATAGATACATCCCTGTTCATCAATCGACAGATCGTTGGGTGAATTAAAGGGTTTTCCATTATACAGACCGGCAATAATCTCGCTCTTACCCGTCGTCAGGTCTGTCCGAGTGATCCTACGTCCCCCAAAATCCGCACCCTCTGCGACAACCAAGCGACCGTGCGCGTCAAACTTCGTGCCGTTGGACATCCCACTCGGAGAACGGAAAACGGTTGTTTCTCCAGTCTCCGGATTGTGTTTCCAGATATTCCCTGCTTGCATATCCGTCTGATCGGTGAAAGTGATGTCGCTGAAATAGACGGTTCCGTCCGGCGCGACGGAGACCCCTTCTGTAAAATGCGCCCCGTTGAAGAGTTCTTTAAGTTCGGCATCCGGGGCAAAGATGGTATTGTGGCCTGCTGCATTCCCAATCAACACAGGTGCTAACGCGAAACCTGCCGCAATAGCAGATATGAGAGATTGTGACATATTTAGATTCGGCATGTTCTGCTCCTTCCAATTCCATTTTTCAATGGCAAGATTCTATCACACATTCCAAACGTCGTCAACCCATCGGATGGGGACCGTGGGTGATTACACCCTGTCGGGCATGTGCGTAAACGGCATCTTGGATTTCAAGGATACGCACCGCATCTACAACTGTCGGCTCGAAGGTACCACCGTCGCGGATAGCATCAAATGCCGCCCCCATCACACCTTGAATCCTTGCACCATGTGAGATATCTTCGCTGAACTGGACGCCTTCGATCGTATGCACTTCGATCAAAGGTTCACCGTTGCGACCATACTGTTCAAACACGGATGCCTTCGTTCCAATGAATCGGAAGAAATGATCACCGCCACGTTTACCGGACGGATACGAATATCCCGATTCAATAATACCAGTGATACCGTCTTCCGTTCGTAGCACGCCAACACCGCTGTCCTCCACGCCGCGGCTGTGCATAGAGTTAGACATGACCGCACCAACGACTGTG
This DNA window, taken from Candidatus Poribacteria bacterium, encodes the following:
- a CDS encoding VOC family protein; the encoded protein is MAFLRHIALRTKDMEASRRFYETIGFAFVGYRGRGGLDLSDGTLNMTILQYNGIERPPFEEGTEFIHFGIIVEDLAGIYNTLRDGGFELIMDNVKKGDEIDDSKPPDRSFKVADPDGNVVDITCAQDEWRGVTV
- a CDS encoding sulfatase-like hydrolase/transferase; the encoded protein is MRPQGSNLLYIHSDQHNPYVTGCYGDPLVQTPHLDSLAAEGVVFENVYCPSPICVPSRMSMLSGRHPHENAVWTNSHILDSSIPTFAHAMGAAGYKPVLIGRMHALGPDQLHGYAERLVGDHGPNYHDGRGVDHGELSGTAGPARVSLEKSGAGQSAYQVHDEDVTAATVDYLNRLGVQKRAGLLNAPFSISVGFMLPHQPFVARQEDYQLYEAQMTMPQNPQPFSEALHPYFRWWREKCGIVEVSEAEILRARTAYWALVTRMDVMIGQILTALRENGLDENTLILYSSDHGEQVGEHGLWWKQTFYEHSVKVPAILSWRGTLPEGIRCDRVVSSLDLNATMLDALGAPPLPHSRGRSTLPLLRGEDTQWEDLAFSEYCTEDGCYHRMIREGEWKLNYYHSQSPQLFNLNHDPNELQDRSDDPACQEVLAHLTQKVLDGWNPDAVAAQMEAKRTDTQILGRWGRNTQPPDQYRWNLLPEMDYLD
- a CDS encoding phytanoyl-CoA dioxygenase family protein, translating into MPRGFGTFDTEGIRWMESRCGCSANGSKAYGHTNSRQMGTEHTTSRSVPLESATRDGLSGLNPIGLDVLTQVFKSVRVGLVPTLLCLLDKKRRDNMANSPILKGEPFSEEKTAQIAEQFFRDGFVYIPGVLTEDEVTALRDKSDELFADPQLMERTNPELADVRYIQMGAHADSTESLPFILRNTIELDPIFRDMLLREPILSLAEAIVGENCKFCGQNVLRNLPGLSIDRWHVDGSVHFPVTEKMPRHDPRLRMPVMWFTVQMALNDIDTIEEGPTQYVRGSHYSGRHPNDQENPEFEGNKPVSILCKAGDIYLQDPQCWHRGAPNLSGKTRYILQSQYAAYWAYWRFSLCNGVPVPKDALENADDRLMSLLGRPRVSDLN
- a CDS encoding amidase, with the protein product MHETPLHFKTITEISEAIASKQVSPVEITTALLQRIGELDGRLKSYATVMADSAMTAAQEAEQEIESGTYRGPLHGVPIAVKDLCFTKGVRTMGAAKVLVDHVPSFDGTVIAKLEAAGAVLLGKLNLTEGAMGGYNPEFDIPKNPWNPDRWTGSSSSGSGVATAAGLCFGSLGSDTGGSIRFPSAACGLVGIKPTWGRVSRYGVLALAESMDHVGPMTRSVADAGIMLEAIAGFDENDPTSLPNPIPNMLERIGQDLQSIRIGFDENYATNEIDTELAEAVRAGVEILADQGAEIVEVQVPDVDEYVSAWPTLCSTEAVLAHAATYPSRRDDYGPWFQGWLDMGAKVTGAGYAKANNLRAACTGHFRRVFEGIDVLVCPSMSAPPHRVSPKMLYGRYDARDPKFQRFTVPFDYNGAPTLSVPCGMNSEGLPLSIQFVGKHLSEPLLCQVGHAYESATPWHNLHPDV
- a CDS encoding SMP-30/gluconolactonase/LRE family protein, whose product is MPNLNMSQSLISAIAAGFALAPVLIGNAAGHNTIFAPDAELKELFNGAHFTEGVSVAPDGTVYFSDITFTDQTDMQAGNIWKHNPETGETTVFRSPSGMSNGTKFDAHGRLVVAEGADFGGRRITRTDLTTGKSEIIAGLYNGKPFNSPNDLSIDEQGCIYFTDPRYAGQEPVEQPIFGVYRIDPDGSVHLVVTDAGKPNGVAVSPDQQTLYVISHDNGAMGSFPEDIPLLNGRMALLAYDLSPEGTATFRKVLVDYAPQDGPDGMVVDAEGNLFVAVRDETRPGVRVYTPEGEELAYVKTPDKPTNVAFGRGKTSKTLYITAENCLYSIQTTKEGYHLPQK